A stretch of the Desulfobacter sp. genome encodes the following:
- a CDS encoding electron transfer flavoprotein subunit alpha/FixB family protein: MTQIFAYIPFSNGAAADVALEFLDAAKKIDDAASVTAVVTGSGADLDTVANEMAKIYAQVIKVDDAALAYPNSEVVRKALVNIVPADAVVLVGHDTFGMDLAPGLSIKLDSAYAADVVDFEGQDGSALKIVRQELGGAVSTHVTCDISAGAVITIRPGAFAPVDGGDAGGNVTAGDGGDLSAKRAFLEVVEAEVGDVDITKSDVLVSIGRGIEDEDNIEVAQELADAMSAVVSCSRPIVDAKWLEKSRQVGTSGQTVKPKVYMAMGISGSFQHMGGVKGNPFIVAVNKNPKAPIFQVADVGIVEDILDFMPELQEAIEDL; encoded by the coding sequence ATGACTCAGATTTTTGCGTATATCCCTTTTAGTAACGGTGCTGCAGCAGATGTGGCATTAGAGTTCCTGGATGCGGCTAAAAAAATTGACGACGCAGCTTCTGTTACTGCCGTTGTTACAGGTTCCGGTGCAGATCTGGATACCGTGGCCAATGAAATGGCCAAAATTTATGCCCAAGTGATCAAGGTTGATGATGCAGCCCTGGCCTATCCCAATTCAGAAGTCGTGAGAAAAGCCCTGGTCAACATTGTTCCGGCCGATGCCGTTGTTCTGGTTGGACATGATACATTTGGCATGGATTTGGCTCCGGGCCTTTCCATTAAGCTTGACTCTGCCTATGCAGCAGACGTGGTTGATTTTGAAGGCCAGGACGGTTCTGCCCTTAAAATTGTCCGCCAGGAACTGGGGGGAGCTGTTTCCACCCATGTGACCTGCGATATTTCAGCAGGGGCTGTGATTACCATCCGTCCGGGCGCCTTTGCTCCGGTTGACGGCGGTGATGCAGGCGGCAATGTGACTGCAGGCGATGGTGGCGATCTTTCAGCCAAAAGAGCCTTTTTGGAAGTGGTTGAAGCTGAAGTGGGTGATGTGGATATCACCAAATCAGACGTATTGGTCTCCATCGGCCGCGGTATTGAAGATGAGGACAACATTGAAGTGGCCCAGGAACTGGCCGACGCCATGAGCGCAGTGGTTTCCTGCTCCAGACCCATTGTTGATGCCAAATGGCTTGAAAAATCACGCCAGGTCGGCACCTCCGGCCAGACCGTTAAACCCAAGGTTTATATGGCCATGGGTATTTCCGGCTCCTTCCAGCACATGGGCGGGGTAAAGGGCAATCCCTTTATCGTGGCAGTAAACAAAAACCCCAAAGCCCCTATTTTCCAGGTGGCTGATGTGGGTATTGTTGAAGATATTCTTGATTTCATGCCTGAACTCCAGGAAGCCATTGAAGACTTATAG
- a CDS encoding LysR family transcriptional regulator substrate-binding protein, whose protein sequence is MTEEIQSEFSNDEYARGALTVRVPETIASVYLPRVVEKFHMDHPKVGLDFINCSDEQLREELNSGRIDLAFLLTDTVHIKEVNVKLLKTEPLGLVSAADHPLSNQGRIRMEDLSGRTLLLPKTD, encoded by the coding sequence ATGACAGAGGAAATCCAATCAGAATTTTCCAATGATGAATATGCCAGGGGCGCCCTGACCGTGAGGGTGCCTGAAACCATTGCCAGCGTTTACCTGCCCCGGGTGGTTGAAAAATTTCACATGGATCATCCAAAGGTGGGCCTTGATTTCATCAATTGTTCGGACGAACAGCTCAGAGAAGAACTCAACTCCGGACGAATTGATCTGGCCTTTTTACTCACAGATACCGTCCATATCAAAGAGGTGAATGTAAAGCTGCTGAAAACAGAACCTTTGGGGCTGGTATCCGCTGCGGATCATCCCCTTTCAAATCAGGGCCGGATCCGCATGGAGGATCTTTCAGGCCGAACACTTCTTTTACCCAAAACCGACTGA
- a CDS encoding electron transfer flavoprotein subunit beta/FixA family protein, whose translation MEILVCVKRVPDTAENEFELNSDGNDLDRDDLVYSVNEWDNYAVEEAIQIVDNVGGSVTVVTVGDDEAEEVLRREMAMGANNGVLLSDDAFEGSDGKGIAAILKAEIEKGSYDLILTGAQADEGAGQVGGMVAAMLDYPYASLVNKIEVDGDAKICVGREIEGGNQEMNEIELPCVLSIQTGINEPRYVGIRGIRKVAKVEIPVKSAGDLGVDASVIGEDGAKTRRVDYFVPDMGDGAEMLEGSTEEIIEKLIEKLKAKGGL comes from the coding sequence ATGGAAATTTTGGTATGCGTCAAACGCGTTCCAGATACTGCTGAGAATGAATTTGAACTCAATTCCGACGGAAACGATCTGGACCGTGACGATCTGGTTTATTCTGTGAATGAGTGGGACAACTATGCGGTTGAAGAAGCCATTCAGATCGTGGACAACGTGGGCGGCAGCGTCACCGTGGTCACCGTGGGCGATGATGAAGCAGAAGAGGTTTTGAGACGTGAGATGGCCATGGGCGCCAACAATGGTGTCCTCCTGTCCGACGACGCCTTTGAAGGTTCTGACGGCAAAGGGATTGCCGCCATTCTCAAGGCTGAAATCGAAAAGGGCAGCTATGATCTTATCCTTACCGGTGCCCAGGCTGACGAGGGTGCAGGTCAGGTCGGCGGCATGGTTGCGGCCATGCTGGACTACCCCTATGCCTCTCTGGTCAACAAGATTGAGGTGGACGGCGACGCCAAGATCTGTGTGGGTCGTGAAATTGAAGGCGGCAACCAGGAAATGAATGAAATTGAGCTTCCCTGTGTGCTTTCCATTCAGACCGGTATTAATGAGCCCCGTTATGTGGGGATCCGCGGTATCCGTAAGGTGGCCAAGGTTGAAATTCCTGTGAAAAGCGCAGGAGATCTGGGTGTGGATGCTTCCGTTATTGGCGAAGACGGCGCCAAAACCCGGAGGGTGGATTATTTTGTACCTGACATGGGTGATGGTGCTGAAATGCTTGAAGGTTCCACCGAAGAGATTATTGAAAAATTGATTGAGAAGCTCAAAGCCAAAGGAGGACTCTAA